In the Elizabethkingia bruuniana genome, CAAAGAATTATTTCAGAACTATTCTTCCGTTCAGGACTTCAGCAAACTCCCTATCCCCTTCTTTTGTATAGCAACCAATATTGAAACCGGAGGTGTAAAGCAACTTGAAACCGGAGATTTATCTCAAGCCATTATGGCTAGTTCTGCTTTCCCCGGACTTTTGGATCCTGTGAAAATCGGAGACAGTCTTTATGTTGACGGTGGTATTACAATTAATTATCCTTCCGGCCCTCTAAAAAAGAAAGGAATGGACATTGTAATTGGGGTAAATCTTGACCAGGGATTTGAAAAAAGAGACCAGCTAAATAATATTGTATCTATCCTCAATCAGATTATCACGTTTGGCATTTCTAAAGAAACCAGAAAGCAACTACCTTATACCGATATTAATATTCAGCCTGTTCTTACCGGAGTTAATGTGACCAGCTTTGAAGAAAAAGATAAAACCATTAAAGCTGGTTATGAAGAAACATTACGTTATTCAGGCATTCTTAGGCAATTACCTAAAAAGGATGCTCCGGTTGTAACAAACAAAAAGATAATACTGTCAGAAGTATACAAAATAGACGGTTTCGAGATAGAAAACGACAATATATATAACAAAGACTATATTAAGGGTAAAATGGGGCTTAAAATCCCTTCCCGCTATACCTATAGCAACATCAATAGTAAGATTGATCAGTTGTATGCCACAAACAATTATAGCTTCATCAATTATGACATAGTAAATGACAACGGAAGAAATATTCTGAAGTTAAATGTTGCAGAAGATCAGAACCGGATCTTTATGAAATTTGGACTTCATTACGACGAAGTTTTCAAAACCGGTCTTTTGGCAAACCTTACTGCAAAAAGAGCATTATTCAAAAACTCAAATGCAAGTTTAGATGTTGTATTTGGAGACAAGCCTCGTTATTATTTCAATTATCTAATGGATAACGGGTATATTCCAGGCTTTGGTATTTTTTCTTCAGGAATGAAACTTGATTTAAAAGACCAGGATGCAAATGTATATCAAAACTGGAATTGGTTCCGGAATGAAATTTATATTCAGTCTGTATGGAAAGACAGATATGCTATCGGAGGAGGAATGAGTTATGATATATTCAATCAGAAAATAGGAACCAATAAGAATACATTCCATTACTACAATCCTTATATCTTTATTAAAAGTGATACGCAGGATAATACAGAGTTTCCAACAAGAGGTATTTATATAGATATACAGGCAAAAGCTTTAGATCTATTCAAAGACAAACAACTTGAAGATAAAGGTGCGCAGGTCTCCGGAAATGTAAAACTGAATATTAAATTTTCAGAAAGACTTACTTATAGAGTTTCCGGATTTATGGGTGTAACATTCGGAGAAGTTCCGGAATTTTACAAGTACAGACTGGGTGGAATATTTGAACAAAATTTAGGTTCATTTGTTTCATTCGACGGATATCAGTTTGGGCAAAAAACAGATAACAATGTACTTCGGATAACGAATAGTTTTCAGTACAGAATACTGAAAAATTATTATCTTATTGCCAGCTATAATACAGCGAGTCTTTTTCCGAATATTAAGAATACAGAATTCTTAAGTTTCAGAAATAATTCTGTAGGACTTACTGCAGGGTACAGTTCTCCATTCGGACAAATTAAGCTTAACTATAGCCAACCACTTAATCAGGGAGGCAAGGGAATTTTCAACGTAGTTTTAGGACACTGGTTTTAGAATATTAAATAATTACAACCCCTACCCTACCCCTTTCAACTGTCAACAAAAATTTATGATAAATTATTTTTATGAAAATGTAGCTCCCGTTTCGGATGAAGAAAAGAGAGCAAAATGGTTAGAACAACTGATCCTGGAAGAAGGTAAAAAACCTGGAGATATTAATTATATTTTATGTGATGATGAATATCTTCTGGAGATAAACCGCCAGTATTTAGATCATGATTATTATACTGATATTATTACTTTCGATTATTGTAAAGGCAAAATAATATCCGGTGATATTTTCTTATCTTTGCAGCGCGTTTTAGATAATGCATCCATGCTCGAAACAAAGCAGGAAGAAGAATTAAATCGTGTTTTAGCTCATGGTATTTTACACCTTTGCGGTTATAAAGACAAAACAGAGGAAGAGCAAAAAATAATGCGATCTAAGGAGGATTATTACATAGAAAAATACTAAATGTTTCACGTGAAACAATTTCAAAAATGATCGATCAAATATATGATGTAATAGTAGTCGGAGCAGGTCACGCTGGTAGTGAAGCTGCAGCCGCTGCAGCCAATTTAGGATCAAAAACTTTATTGGTTACAATGAACATGCAAACCATCGGACAGATGAGCTGCAACCCGGCTATGGGAGGTATAGCCAAAGGGCAAATTGTAAGAGAGATAGATGCAATGGGAGGATACTCCGGGATTGTAGCAGATAAAAGTGCAATACAATTCAAAATGCTTAATCTTTCTAAAGGACCTGCAATGTGGTCTCCAAGAACACAAAATGACAGAATGCTTTTCGCATCAGAATGGAGATCAATGCTGGAGCAGACACCGAATCTGGATTTCTTCCAGGATATGGTAAAAAGTCTGATTGTTGAAAATAACAAAGTAGCAGGTGTTGTTACTTCTTTAGGAATAGAAATAAAAGCCAAAGCAGTTGTTCTAACCAACGGAACTTTCCTAAACGGATTAATCCATGTTGGAGACAAACAGCTAGGTGGAGGAAGAATGGGTGAACCAAGAGCTTTCGGAATTACTGAACAATTGGAAAGCTTAGGATTTGATGCCGGAAGAATGAAGACCGGTACCCCACCCCGCATAGACGGAAGAAGCTTAGATTATTCTAAAATGGAAGAACAGCCTGGTGATGAAAACCCACAAAAGTTTTCATATCTAGACACTCCTAAATTAAAAGAACAAAGAAGTTGTCACATTACTTATACTAACGAGATTGTTCATGATATTTTAAGATCTGGCTTTGACAGATCTCCAATGTTTAATGGAACAATTCAGAGTATAGGACCAAGATACTGCCCAAGTATTGAGGATAAGATCAACCGTTTTGCAGAAAGAAACAGACATCAATTATTTGTAGAACCTGAAGGCTGGAATACTATAGAAATATATGTGAATGGCTTCAGCTCTTCCCTACCGGAAGACGTACAGATTAAAGCGATGCGTCATATTCCGGGATTCGAGAATGTAAAGGTATTCAGACCAGGATATGCTATTGAATATGACTACTTTCCACCAACCCAGTTAAAGCATACTTT is a window encoding:
- a CDS encoding patatin-like phospholipase family protein; the encoded protein is MKKLFLFLGVIISIFSYSQVKENLVIPQHPKIGLSLSGGGAKGFAHIGVLKVLDSMGVKVDYIGGTSMGAIIGGLYATGYTGKDIENIILNTDFYNVLSSSSPRQQTSFFSKNVDKYLLKIPIQKGKIVLPSSISSGQKNLAMFKELFQNYSSVQDFSKLPIPFFCIATNIETGGVKQLETGDLSQAIMASSAFPGLLDPVKIGDSLYVDGGITINYPSGPLKKKGMDIVIGVNLDQGFEKRDQLNNIVSILNQIITFGISKETRKQLPYTDINIQPVLTGVNVTSFEEKDKTIKAGYEETLRYSGILRQLPKKDAPVVTNKKIILSEVYKIDGFEIENDNIYNKDYIKGKMGLKIPSRYTYSNINSKIDQLYATNNYSFINYDIVNDNGRNILKLNVAEDQNRIFMKFGLHYDEVFKTGLLANLTAKRALFKNSNASLDVVFGDKPRYYFNYLMDNGYIPGFGIFSSGMKLDLKDQDANVYQNWNWFRNEIYIQSVWKDRYAIGGGMSYDIFNQKIGTNKNTFHYYNPYIFIKSDTQDNTEFPTRGIYIDIQAKALDLFKDKQLEDKGAQVSGNVKLNIKFSERLTYRVSGFMGVTFGEVPEFYKYRLGGIFEQNLGSFVSFDGYQFGQKTDNNVLRITNSFQYRILKNYYLIASYNTASLFPNIKNTEFLSFRNNSVGLTAGYSSPFGQIKLNYSQPLNQGGKGIFNVVLGHWF
- the ybeY gene encoding rRNA maturation RNase YbeY — protein: MINYFYENVAPVSDEEKRAKWLEQLILEEGKKPGDINYILCDDEYLLEINRQYLDHDYYTDIITFDYCKGKIISGDIFLSLQRVLDNASMLETKQEEELNRVLAHGILHLCGYKDKTEEEQKIMRSKEDYYIEKY
- the mnmG gene encoding tRNA uridine-5-carboxymethylaminomethyl(34) synthesis enzyme MnmG, with the translated sequence MIDQIYDVIVVGAGHAGSEAAAAAANLGSKTLLVTMNMQTIGQMSCNPAMGGIAKGQIVREIDAMGGYSGIVADKSAIQFKMLNLSKGPAMWSPRTQNDRMLFASEWRSMLEQTPNLDFFQDMVKSLIVENNKVAGVVTSLGIEIKAKAVVLTNGTFLNGLIHVGDKQLGGGRMGEPRAFGITEQLESLGFDAGRMKTGTPPRIDGRSLDYSKMEEQPGDENPQKFSYLDTPKLKEQRSCHITYTNEIVHDILRSGFDRSPMFNGTIQSIGPRYCPSIEDKINRFAERNRHQLFVEPEGWNTIEIYVNGFSSSLPEDVQIKAMRHIPGFENVKVFRPGYAIEYDYFPPTQLKHTLETKIIDNLYFAGQINGTTGYEEAAGQGLIAGINAHNKIFDKEEFILSRDEAYIGVLVDDLITKGTEEPYRMFTSRAEYRLLLRQDNADIRLTEKAHKLGLASDERLQKVENKIAKSSELEEFLKATSVKVDDINPILEENSSSPVNQSFRAAQILTRPNIDLNKLCAIEEIKNKAAEYTDEVREQAEINIKYKGYIDKEKENVAKLHRLENIKIPENFDYSKVNSLSAEAKQKLSSVRPETIAQAGRISGVSPADINILLIFLGR